One Hippoglossus hippoglossus isolate fHipHip1 chromosome 13, fHipHip1.pri, whole genome shotgun sequence genomic window carries:
- the LOC117772502 gene encoding octapeptide-repeat protein T2-like, whose amino-acid sequence QRQRERETERERQRERQSQRERQRERERERERDRERERERERERDRDRERERETERDRERERERERQRQRERERERERQRERERERERERERETETERERDRERETERETEPERETERERERERERERQRERERERERETETERERERQRETERERERDRDRERERETERDRERERERDRERERDRERETEREPERETERERERQRERERETERERDRDREREREREREDRERERERQRERERERERQRERERERDRERERDRERDRERDRERERETERDREREREREREREREREEDRQTDGQTAPGRMGRQSRR is encoded by the exons cagagacagagagagagagagacagagagagagagacagagagagagacagagccagagagagagacagagagagagagagagagagagagagagagacagagagagagagagagagagagagagagagagagacagagacagagagagagagagagagacagagagagacagagagagagagagagagagagagagacagagacagagagagagagagagagagagagagagacagagagagagagagagagagagagagagagagagagagagagagacagagacagagagagagagagacagagagagagagacagagagagagacagagccagagagagagacagagagagagagagagagagagagagagagagagagacagagagagagagagagagagagagagagagagacagagacagagagagagagagagagacagagagagacagagagagagagagagagagacagagacagagagagagagagagagacagagagagacagagagagagagagagagagagacagagagagagagagagacagagagagagagacagagagagagccagagagagagacagagagagagagagagagacagagagagagagagagagagacagagagagagagagacagagacagagagagagagagagagagagagagaga agacagagagagagagagagagagacagagagagagagagagagagagagagagacagagagagagagagagagagagagacagagagagagagagagacagagagagagacagagagagagacagagagagagagagagagacagagagagacagagagagagagagagagagagagagagagagagagagagagc gagaagaagacagacagacagacggacagacagcaCCGGGGAGGATGGGCAGGCAGAGCCGTCGGTAG
- the sst1.1 gene encoding somatostatin 1, tandem duplicate 1, giving the protein MKMVSSSRCLLLLLSLTASISCCYAAQRDSKLRLLLHRSPLLSNKQELSRSSLAELLLSDLLQVENEALEEDNFPLADGEPEDIHMDLERAAGATGPLLAPRERKAGCKNFFWKTFTSC; this is encoded by the exons aTGAAGATGGTGTCCTCCTCgcgctgcctcctcctcctcctctctctcaccgcctccatcagctgctgctACGCCGCTCAGAGAGACTCCAAACTCCGCCTGTTGCTGCACAGGAGCCCGCTGCTCTCCAACaaacag GAATTGTCTCGCTCCTCGCTGGCCGAGCTGCTCCTGTCCGACCTCCTGCAGGTGGAGAACGAGGCTCTGGAGGAGGACAACTTCCCTCTGGCTGATGGAGAACCTGAGGACATCCATATGGATCTGGAACGAGCCGCCGGCGCCACCGGGCCTCTGCTCGCCCCCCGAGAGAGGAAAGCAGGCTGCAAGAACTTCTTCTGGAAGACCTTCACTTCCTGCTGA
- the sst1.2 gene encoding somatostatin-2 codes for MQCVRCPAFFILVGLVLCNPVFSQPDRDQDQYQNQDLDLELHHRRLLQKARSAGLLTQEWSKRAVEDLLAQMSLPEADAQRDAEMVSTATGGRMNLERSIEPPNNLPPRERKAGCKNFYWKGFTSC; via the exons TCCTCGTGGGGTTGGTTCTGTGCAATCCGGTTTTCTCTCAGCCTGACAGAGATCAGGACCAGTACCAGAACCAAGACCTGGACCTGGAGCTGCATCATCGCCGGCTGCTGCAAAAAGCTCGGAGTGCAGGACTCCTTACCCAG GAGTGGAGTAAACGTGCGGTGGAGGACCTGCTGGCCCAGATGTCTCTGCCCGAGGCCGACGCCCAGAGGGATGCTGAGATGGTTTCCACGGCCACAGGAGGAAGGATGAACCTGGAGCGGTCCATCGAACCCCCAAACAACCTGCCCCCCCGCGAACGCAAAGCTGGGTGCAAGAACTTCTACTGGAAAggcttcacttcctgttaa